The Lutibacter profundi genome includes a region encoding these proteins:
- a CDS encoding OmpH family outer membrane protein gives MKQFKNLLLIAIITVGFNTAVQAQIKIGHISTDQLLSIMPETKAMNAELEKLSKTYETELKAEQTKLQAKLKKYEAEVKSQTDEVNQQRSAEVQQDQQNLYQASQVAREEINKKRDEKLKPILEKAKKAIDDVAAEQGYTYVLEASTLIVAKGTDLLPAVKAKLGIQ, from the coding sequence ATGAAACAATTTAAAAACTTATTATTAATCGCAATAATTACTGTAGGATTTAACACTGCTGTACAGGCTCAAATAAAAATTGGACACATTAGTACAGATCAGCTTTTGAGCATTATGCCAGAGACAAAAGCTATGAATGCTGAACTTGAAAAATTAAGTAAAACTTATGAAACTGAATTAAAAGCTGAGCAAACAAAACTGCAAGCTAAATTAAAAAAATATGAAGCTGAAGTTAAATCTCAAACTGACGAGGTAAATCAACAAAGAAGTGCTGAAGTACAACAAGATCAACAAAACTTATACCAAGCATCTCAAGTAGCTAGAGAAGAAATAAACAAAAAGAGAGATGAAAAATTGAAACCAATTTTAGAAAAAGCTAAAAAAGCTATTGATGATGTTGCTGCAGAGCAAGGTTATACATACGTTTTAGAAGCTTCAACTTTAATTGTTGCTAAAGGAACAGATTTACTACCTGCAGTAAAAGCTAAATTAGGCATTCAATAA
- the murI gene encoding glutamate racemase, which yields MKKQPIGIFDSGIGGTSIWKEVIKLLPNENTIYLADSKNAPYGEKSTEEIISLCIKNSELLISKGCKLIIVACNTATTNAIDYLRNNYTIPFIGIEPAIKPAALLSKTGAIGILATKGTLASELFEKTTANYTKNITTVEQNGEGLVQLIENGELNSHQLNELLISYLKPMLNYNIDHLVLGCTHYPYLIPQIQNIVGDNVKIIDSGEAVAKQTKAILKKHNLIASQKKSNHLFYTNIKTNVLSETLSNVLATFTVEKLDF from the coding sequence ATGAAAAAACAACCTATTGGTATATTTGATTCTGGTATTGGAGGTACATCAATATGGAAAGAAGTTATAAAACTACTTCCCAATGAAAATACTATTTATTTAGCTGACAGTAAAAATGCTCCGTATGGAGAAAAATCTACTGAAGAAATTATTTCACTATGTATAAAAAATTCTGAACTCTTAATTTCAAAAGGTTGTAAACTAATAATTGTTGCCTGTAATACTGCTACAACAAATGCTATAGATTATTTAAGAAATAATTATACTATTCCGTTCATTGGAATAGAGCCTGCTATAAAACCTGCTGCACTTTTAAGTAAAACCGGTGCTATTGGAATTTTAGCAACCAAAGGTACATTAGCAAGTGAGTTATTTGAAAAAACAACAGCCAATTACACAAAAAATATTACAACTGTTGAACAAAATGGAGAAGGGTTGGTTCAATTAATTGAAAATGGAGAGTTAAATTCACACCAATTAAATGAACTACTTATCTCGTACTTAAAACCCATGTTAAATTATAATATAGACCATTTGGTTTTAGGCTGTACACATTACCCTTATTTAATTCCTCAAATACAAAACATAGTTGGTGATAATGTAAAAATTATAGATTCTGGTGAAGCTGTAGCAAAGCAAACCAAAGCCATTTTAAAAAAGCACAACTTAATAGCTTCACAAAAAAAAAGTAACCACTTATTTTATACCAACATTAAAACCAACGTCTTATCTGAAACTTTAAGTAATGTTTTAGCAACGTTTACCGTTGAAAAGTTAGATTTTTAA
- a CDS encoding gamma carbonic anhydrase family protein: MIIKELNGNKPIFGNDCFFAENSVIIGEVEMGNQCSIWYNAVIRGDVHYIKLGNKVNVQDGAVIHATYKKSPTNIGNNVSIGHNALVHGCTIHDNVLVGMGAIIMDDCIVESNSIIAAGAVVTKGTIVKSGSIYAGVPAKKVKDISEELISGEINRIADNYVKYANWYQ; this comes from the coding sequence ATGATTATTAAAGAGTTAAATGGAAACAAACCAATTTTTGGAAATGATTGTTTTTTCGCTGAGAATTCAGTAATTATTGGAGAGGTTGAAATGGGAAATCAATGTAGTATTTGGTACAATGCTGTAATTAGAGGAGATGTACATTATATAAAATTAGGAAATAAAGTTAATGTACAAGATGGTGCTGTAATACATGCAACTTATAAAAAATCACCTACAAATATAGGGAACAACGTATCTATTGGTCATAATGCATTAGTACATGGTTGTACAATTCACGATAATGTTTTAGTAGGAATGGGAGCTATTATTATGGACGATTGTATTGTGGAGAGTAATTCAATTATTGCTGCCGGAGCTGTTGTTACCAAAGGTACAATTGTAAAATCGGGAAGTATTTACGCAGGTGTACCAGCAAAAAAAGTAAAAGATATTAGTGAGGAATTAATTTCGGGAGAAATAAATAGAATTGCTGATAATTATGTGAAATATGCTAATTGGTATCAATAG
- a CDS encoding type IX secretion system membrane protein PorP/SprF has product MIVKIVKSFILSFLFVAPIFIKAQETLPIYADYLSDNVYLVHPSAAGIGNCGKIRLTARSQWSGVSDAPSLQTLSVHQRIGDNTGVGFILFNDKNGYHSQQGIQATYAYHINLGWPEESNQISFGLSFMVVNNTVDESQFTIPDPVISQIVQSENYFNADFSMAYHKEGFFSYFTAKNIMLSARNLYNDQYESLNLRRYLVTLGYYFGKGKNLQFEPSVMAQSIERTGEKFVDFNIKIYKEVSNAQLWAAFSYRRGFDNANTQELNYLTPIVGINYQKFMMSYTYTKQTGEILFDDAGYHQISLGFNFGCRQPRRNGCPNINASF; this is encoded by the coding sequence ATGATTGTAAAAATTGTAAAATCTTTTATTTTAAGTTTCCTTTTTGTGGCTCCCATTTTTATAAAAGCACAGGAAACATTACCTATTTACGCTGACTATTTATCAGATAATGTGTATTTAGTACACCCCTCTGCCGCTGGAATTGGTAATTGTGGTAAAATTAGATTAACAGCTCGCAGTCAATGGAGCGGTGTAAGTGATGCACCTTCATTACAAACGTTAAGTGTTCATCAACGTATTGGAGATAACACAGGGGTTGGTTTTATTCTTTTCAATGATAAAAATGGTTATCATTCCCAACAGGGAATTCAGGCTACTTATGCTTACCATATTAATTTGGGATGGCCAGAAGAGTCTAATCAAATTTCATTTGGGCTATCCTTTATGGTTGTTAATAATACGGTTGATGAAAGTCAATTTACAATTCCAGATCCAGTGATTTCACAAATAGTACAAAGCGAGAATTACTTTAATGCCGATTTTAGTATGGCCTATCATAAAGAAGGTTTTTTTTCTTATTTCACTGCAAAAAATATTATGTTAAGTGCTCGTAATTTATATAATGATCAGTATGAGTCATTAAATTTACGCAGGTATTTGGTAACGTTAGGTTATTATTTTGGGAAAGGTAAAAATCTTCAATTTGAACCTTCTGTGATGGCTCAAAGTATTGAAAGAACAGGAGAGAAATTTGTAGATTTTAATATTAAAATTTATAAAGAAGTTTCAAATGCTCAACTTTGGGCTGCATTTTCATACAGAAGAGGTTTTGATAATGCCAATACACAAGAATTAAATTATTTAACACCAATTGTAGGTATCAATTACCAAAAATTTATGATGTCGTATACATATACAAAACAAACGGGTGAAATTTTATTTGACGATGCGGGCTATCATCAAATTTCGTTGGGATTTAATTTTGGGTGTAGACAACCTCGCAGAAATGGATGCCCTAATATCAATGCTTCTTTTTAA